In Miscanthus floridulus cultivar M001 chromosome 8, ASM1932011v1, whole genome shotgun sequence, the sequence TTCTTGCAGTGTGCACTGCGAGATGCGCTGTATTGACATTGGTCCAATGCATGATGGCGATCGATGTCGAGATCGCAAGAGAGGAGCACGGATAGTGACCTAACATAGCCTCCAAGATTCTGCTGATGGATTATAATTGCCTCCATGCATTGCCCTCACTGCTGATGAGCTGGAGATTCATGCATGGGACCTGGGGGCAGCTGATGGGGCCTCCTGTTCATCTTCAGAAGGTTGTATGAAAAAGTCCTTTCGACCTCCTTTAACTTTTGCGGTCGTCCGATTTATAAAAACCGATCGTTTGACTCCCTTCAACTTCTAAAACAGTTTGTTTTTGCACCTTGGCTGGCTTTGATGGTGATTTTGCTAACATGGTGCCAAGTTAGTATAGGGAGTTATATCGGATAGTTAAAAGTTCAGGGATGTAAATCCGActagaaattttttaaaaatatatatgcAAAAAATTATAAAAGATAAATTTTCAAAAAATTGTCCAAATATTTTTGCATGGAAAAATAATGCAATTATAAATCATAAAATTTAGTTTACtcttagaaaattcataaaaagtatgaaactagtttcaatttttttttctaaaatcatgctctatattATGGTGTATacattgaaattgtttgaatcttGATGGAATCATTTTAGTGCTTATttgtgtaacaccccaaaatttgccacttttgaaaatagagttaaaatgatttatttgtgaatttttgtgcacatgaaaacataggaaaataaaaattttcattaatttaaaatttatcataagatagaaacgtgtttgttgcattcatgccggtcgcaccgcgtgtttctatgtgcaaaatgtattTTTTTACGTTTAGGAGACGGATATCTATCTTTAGGAATTTTTCACCTTCttcctggaatttaattcctacctccttcaccttaatctttatgttccaagttcccaacagtctttttatgagctccaaatactttatttgggttcatcatgttccaaagtgtctctaggaattttccctaaattttcggaggtctcggagtatttttcacgGCTTatatatcaattctggacttttctagaattattttatccacgaaattaattaattctgaaaataataaatctcttatttttttcaatgctcaaagcccatgtgcaataatcctaataaatcctaaaggcccatgcatttatttactaatggactttaatgtttatttaggcccattagtgcagATGGATagtgcaacgtcaattagtaccatatcatatcgctagttgacgtggatgtagggagtttttttcctatatatatcaaccaactccttgggcaaagcacaccaaaactaccgtaagaggagcccctagtttgagaaatccctcgtgtagtaaattatatttttctcctctttctctcgccgtcgccgtcgccgtcgtcgtcgccgctgtTCGTGCCGCCGACGAGCCGTCCGCCGTGCCAAGCTCCGCGCCGCCGCAATCCTTCACAGTAAGTTCACCATCTCCTCCTCTATCCTTCCATGTCTTCTCCATCGAAAACCATGCACCGTAGGGTCATTTTTGAGTTTGGCCACCGAGCTTCGTCGCTTGCCATGGTGCGTCGCCGTGATTTtccctgttccggccggccactgTCGCCTCTTCCACCGCTGATCCAATCTCGGCCGCCCGCGTCTGATCCGACGGCCGATATtcatccataccccttcgtctggGAATTTTGCAAAAGCGCCCCGATGTTTTCTGAAATCAACCCGCAGACCATAGCACAACCACagattatgttttcttctttgaaaagcgtagtttcttcagtttagatccaaaatacgctttcacttatttacagatttgccactggttttgttttagtcataacttctccgttttaactcggATTTGACCCagtcaacttgcgttaggttcgtaatttcataatctacatattcatactactgttagatatgttttcaacttttcaaatttatgattagatttaatctattattttattaaagaaaatcttgtttttTCATATCTTCCGCGTTTTAACCCCGTTTTAgctcattcaagttgcgttagattcatagcgacaagatctacgtgttagcaacagtggttaccatgttgctatttctagaatttcatggtttgaatcatgagtcttttacttgtatgccattaaaaaagatggtctaatcgtctatgtccctaaaaagttcgatctatcgtcagtgtccaagctcgaaaaacttttctCTCTCACGCCATTCTGTCTATTTACAGCACCAACGGCGTGAAATGTGGGTGGTAAATGACTTGAATGCCCCTGGAACTTTTGTTTCTCATGTGCCACTACCTGCTGGGCGGCAACCTGATGGCTTTTGGTGTTCTTCTCTGTCCTCGCAGTGAAGCCGAATATGTCGTACAGCCTCGCGAGACCAAAGTCTCCTAGCCGTCCGTTCATCTCGCTGTCGAGCAAGACGTTGCTGGCCTTGATGTCTCGGTGGATGACGACCTGCTCCCAGTCCTCGTGGATGTACAACAGCCCTGACGCTATGCCTTTGATGATCCGAAACCTCTGCACCCAGTCCAGCGTGGCCATGGCCTCGTCGTCGTCCTTGCCGTATAGGTACTTGTCAAGGCTGCCGTTGGGCATGTAGTCGTACACCAGGAGAAGCTCGCCTTTCCGTCTACAGTAACCGAGCAGCTGCACGAGGTTCCGGTGCCGGAGACGGCCGATGCTGACGACCTCGGCGACGAACTCCTTTATGCCCTGCCTCGATTCGTGAGACACCTTCTTGACGGCGACCTCCAGCTTCGATTTCGGGAGCACTCCCCTGTACACTCTCCCGAATCCTCTGACGCCGAGCAGCATCTTGCTCTTGAACCCTTCCGTCGAGCGGAACAGGTCCTTGTACGTGAACCGGTGCGGCCCGAACTCGACCTCCCAGTCCTCTCGCAGTTCGGCGTACTTGAGGCGCCGCCGGACGAGGGCGACCACGACCGCCACCACGGCGAGGACGAACGCCGCGGTGCCTATCGGCAGCATGATCTCCAAGACCTTGGACCGCGGCTTGGGGCCGAACCGTGGTAGCTTGGGCAGGCTGGCGATGTTGATGTCCGGAGCAGGGCCGTCCATGGCGAAGCTCCAGCCGAGCACGTAGTGCTCCGACCTCACCGTGCCCGTGGCGGACGAGAAGCCCACGTACGCTGGCTCCACGAGCACGTCCGAGAGGTTCTGCGTGGCCGACACCAGAGGCCTGGAAGGCTTGGGCGTCCCGAGGGGAGCCAGGAACACGTTGATCCGCGCGGTCTCGCCGTCGTAGTCCACCCAGACTTGCATGGGCTTGGCGCTGATCAGGGTCAGGTTGTGGAACGCGCCGGTGCCGTCGTCGTAGTAGCCGGCGGTGGTGGCGTTGACGGAAGTGAGGCTGTTGACGTCGATGCCGACGTGGTTGTCGTCGGGGTCCTTGAACTCGGTGCTCCGGATGGTGTCGAGCTCGACGCCGAAGACGTGGTTGCTGGCGTTGCCGTTGTTGGAGGTGTTGAGGAAGCCCAGGTACTGGCTAGGCAACGCGTTCACGAAGCTGTCCTTGCCCACGAAGAAGACGatgccgtggccgtggccattgAGGAGTCACCTGTGCTTTAACCAAGCGGTCAATACCGGTCAACACGGCCTCCACCTCTAATTCCAACAGCAAGGGCAACTGAGGTCATTTGCCACAGCGGACCCCACTCGTCAGGACAGCCAAACGGCGCAAATCAAACAGAAGACGGACAGAATGGTGTGAGAGAgaaaagttttttgagcttggacactgacgatagatcaaactttttagggacatagacgattagaccatcttttttaatggcatacaagtaaaagactcttgaatcatatcttaaataacaattatgcaactggattttataaataaaacatgatttgttttactttagttttataattcgaatctaaatttgatttaattcaatttatataagcttttatatagttaaaataaatgaagcttataGCTTTCTTTTCTGCGTATAAAGTAAATCTATCAGTAGGtgtatctttttaaccgtagctcctaTTAGTGtgtttttcgtgtctgtgtgtttgtagcgagacgtagattcgtttcataaacttttcatcttgactttatgtttggtgtactgttctaatttagacctattgtttgcttcgtgtatgattgtatggatgcttgtgtggtgctttgtgattacgtccagtcggtgagatatacgtggtgatcaagaagaagaagaagaacgtttaAGTTTAAAGCTtgtcgaaggatcggtgttttaaggcaagtatagcatgggatcatccttgttgtcctatacacctttaatcatttaattcatattgcatgtgtctaccttgactaccactaaggatatcctagtcttttgtacttgtatcttgactcctatggggtattgcattaggtagtatgatgctagtgctcaactacaactataatcttgtaacttgactaatggattatgcaataaacattaaaagatgctttttagcaacatggaacaaggggggcTACAGTATTGGGctgtttatggtgctctagattcctctcccatggcaacacaacctcttacacccaccaatacccaaaccatatccctgtccggtcaccattttcctttccaccatttttatatattccaagtgatagtaatacaGTAAtacatttcctatctctcgcgagtgataggcaatcactcgacttctaccggagtcctgtagcatagcattctacacgatcctattatgctagtaagactcataagataaagatatatatgcaagtgagtttcattcaactccttaaaacttaatgcacaaatataatttaactgcagaaagtaggggttatgcaccggggcttgcctgggtaagatatatattaaaagttagtatctacatcttcagatcatccaccatcaactgaatagaaaacccattgcatcatctcctagaga encodes:
- the LOC136468679 gene encoding L-type lectin-domain containing receptor kinase SIT2-like, yielding NGHGHGIVFFVGKDSFVNALPSQYLGFLNTSNNGNASNHVFGVELDTIRSTEFKDPDDNHVGIDVNSLTSVNATTAGYYDDGTGAFHNLTLISAKPMQVWVDYDGETARINVFLAPLGTPKPSRPLVSATQNLSDVLVEPAYVGFSSATGTVRSEHYVLGWSFAMDGPAPDINIASLPKLPRFGPKPRSKVLEIMLPIGTAAFVLAVVAVVVALVRRRLKYAELREDWEVEFGPHRFTYKDLFRSTEGFKSKMLLGVRGFGRVYRGVLPKSKLEVAVKKVSHESRQGIKEFVAEVVSIGRLRHRNLVQLLGYCRRKGELLLVYDYMPNGSLDKYLYGKDDDEAMATLDWVQRFRIIKGIASGLLYIHEDWEQVVIHRDIKASNVLLDSEMNGRLGDFGLARLYDIFGFTARTEKNTKSHQVAAQQVVAHEKQKFQGHSSHLPPTFHAVGAVNRQNGVREKSFSSLDTDDRSNFLGT